Proteins encoded within one genomic window of Vidua macroura isolate BioBank_ID:100142 chromosome 2, ASM2450914v1, whole genome shotgun sequence:
- the LOC128820680 gene encoding uncharacterized protein LOC128820680 gives MKGKALSSSTVAPKSYPILSYPILSYPILCKLEQQGGSSSAEQHQSTSTAPSPVPGWLCPCFLGSTSQRSVPKAQEGPAWPAGPQPPPPSFCCKISSKGQGCFSLSLLNAALPACRLLSTAYSSRRKPQSEDAESSAVRPGSSGCGSRQGRSTRSALGRLLRAAGGQGLQLPLQPLPSKSPSAGDAPGALTAGASVKSFQRPVWSWGIAGGVKPVRARLRSMLSPLWEPYPA, from the exons ATGAAAGGAAAGGCACTATCCAGCTCAACAGTTGCTCCCAAG tcctatcctatcctatcctatcctatcctatcctatcctatcctcTGTAAACTCGAGCAGCAAGGTGGGAGCTCaagtgcagagcagcaccagagcaccagcacagctcccagccctgtgccaggctggctctgtccctgctttttgggatcgACATCGCAGAGATCTGTGCCGAAAGCACAGGAAGGCCCAGCATGGCCTGCAGGCCCCCAGCCgcctcctccctccttctgctGCAAAATCAGCTCCAAAGGGCAGGGgtgcttttctctgtctctcttaaATGCTGCTTTGCCAGCTTGCCGGCTGCTTTCAACAGCGTACTCGTCACGGAGGAAGCCTCAGAGTGAAGATGCAGAAAGCAGCGCTGTGCGGCCGGGGAGCAGCGGctgtggcagcaggcagggccgCAGCACCAGGAGCGCCCTGGGCCGGCTGCTGCGGGCTGCAGggggccaggggctgcag CTCCCCCTTCAGCCGCTGCCCTCCAAGAGTCCAAGTGCAGGTGATGCTCCCGGTGCTCTGACAGCTGGAGCCTCAGTGAAGTCTTTCCAAAGGCCCGTGTGGAGCTGGGGCATCGCAGGAGGAGTGAAACCAGTCCGTGCAAGGCTGAGGTCGATGCTTTCCCCGCTGTGGGAGCCCTATCCCGCGTAG
- the ATP6AP2 gene encoding renin receptor, whose protein sequence is MADMGRRGGAGRALGLAALVAAACVAGVCGGEFSILRSPQSVVFRDGSWPIPGERIPDVAALTMGFSVEEDLPWPGLGVGDLFHRPQATVLVTVKGVDKLPVKGFSYPIENAVPFSLDSVANAIHTLFSEETPVVLQLAPSEERVYMVGKANAVFEDLSVTLRQLRNRLFQDGSILSSLPLNSLSRNNEVDLLFLSELQVLHDIASLLSRHKHLAKDHSPDLYSLELSGLEEVGKRYGEDSQQFKDASQILVDSLQKFADEMFNLYGGNAVVEVVAVKEFNSPLSRKTRSILQASQSKTENPYNLAYPYNYDYSVIFNIVLWMMIGLALAVIVISYNLWNMDPGYDSIIYRMTNQKIRMD, encoded by the exons GTGTCTGTGGTGGTGAGTTCAGTATCTTACGATCCCCTCAGTCGGTTGTTTTCCGAGATGGAAGTTGGCCGATCCCGGGCGAGCGGATCCCAGATGTTGCTGCACTGACCATGGGCTTTTCTGTTGAAGAA GACCTcccctggcctgggctgggcGTGGGTGATCTGTTTCACCGGCCGCAAGCCACTGTGCTGGTGACAGTGAAGGGAGTGGACAAGCTGCCTGTGAAAGGGTTTTCTTACCCCATTGAGAAT GCCGTTCCTTTCAGTCTGGACAGTGTTGCAAATGCCATCCATACTCTGTTTTCTGAGGAGACACCCGTGGTGTTGCAGCTGGCCCCCAGTGAGGAA agggtGTACATGGTGGGCAAGGCCAACGCTGTGTTTGAGGATCTCTCTGTCACGCTGCGCCAGCTGCGGAACCGCCTCTTCCAGGACggctccatcctcagctccctccctctcaaCTCCCTCAGCAGGAACAATGAG GTTGACTTGCTTTTTCTGTCAGAACTTCAAGTCCTACATGATATTGCAAGCCTG CTGTCTCGACACAAGCACTTAGCCAAAGATCACTCTCCAGACCTTTATTCCCTGGAACTGTCTGGTTTGGAAGAGGTTGGGAAACGATATGGGGAAGACTCTCAGCAGTTCAAGGATGCTTCTCAAATTCTTGTAGACTCTTTGCAAAAG tttgcaGATGAGATGTTTAATCTGTATGGTGGGAATGCAGTAGTAGAAGTGGTGGCTGTGAAGGAGTTTAACTCTCCCCTCTCAAGGAAGACTCGCTCCATTCTCCAGGCTTCACAG AGTAAAACCGAAAATCCATATAACCTTGCCTATCCATATAACTACGACTACTCTGTAATCTTCAACATTGTTCTGTGGATGATGATAGGTCTTGCTTTAGCTGTGATAGTTATCTCCTACAACCTCTGGAACATGGATCCTGGCTATGACAGCATTATTTATAGGATGACAAATCAGAAGATAAGAATGGATTGA